From Carassius auratus strain Wakin unplaced genomic scaffold, ASM336829v1 scaf_tig00018534, whole genome shotgun sequence:
gACTTCCATTGTAGGTGTGTCTCTGTAACCTTAATTTTTAGTTGTTTATCTGTTAAATTTTAACGCaagttcaaattattttaatgtgtgataCGAGACAggttttatatcatatataaatacttGACTGCTGAAATTTTTTTGAATCAAGTCTTACATATAATTGagtgattaattaattatttttctgtCTCAGACGATGTGTGCGACTTCAAAGCGGAGCGGCCAGGTTTAGGCAGAGAAATGACGGCCAAAGAGCGAGGCTCACTGGAGGATAACGAGGAAAGAGaccaggaggaggtggaggccgGAAATGGAGAGAAGGGGCAGGAGGATGAGCGGGAGAAGAAGGAGgtgaaggaggaggagaaggaggggGAAAGAGAGGAGCAAAGAGGAGTGGATGAAGAAGATGAACTGGAGGTACTGAGGTCGCAGGTGGTGCAGCtgctcctggagctggaggagacCAGAGAAGTGTCGCAACGACACGAGGAGAGCTACAACGAGCTTCAGGGTGCGTTTGCTAATGCGGTCTGTTTTTAGGGTGTGACATCATCACCGGGGGGTTCCCTCTGAGCATGCTCAGCTGTCACTGACCACCAAACCACCTGTTCCTCATCATGCCCTCACACAAACATTCCTGGCTTGTTAATATTGTCGGATGCCAGTGATAAGTTACTAATTACTCATTCTAATGTCCCTCCAGCTGCctttaaatgctgttctgttgctTTGTAGGTCTTTTGGAGGAAGAGCGGCTGGCAAGCGCCCACCAGGCAGAGAGCTTTACGAGACAGATCCAGAGACTTcaaggtgaacagaaacacaaGTAGAAATAGATGTGTATGAATCATAGTGCTAATTACTGAAGTCAGtgataaaattaatacaattaactTAGTAGACTTAAAAAATGACAGATACAATTTGCTTTACTCAGTCAACAAGCAGCACAAATACCCTCTTACATTCAGCATATTAAATAACAGCTGCGTCCAACGCTAATGAATAAACATTCTTGATATATCAAGCTGTTTTATGATTTCAACACAGACCCCGGATGATTAGCAGAGgctattttcatattattatcttTTTGTGTTGTATTAAAAATAGTTGATATGGCAATGGTTTGAAATATTGTACCCATACTACTACCcaatattatactattatatttcTACAGTACCTAGATAACATTTTCCATGATGTGCTATATATGTTATAGTACAATGCACTGGGTACttttatcccacaatgcaatgtgcttgATTTCACCTTCCttttcttgaaacattttggtcTGAAAAACTTTAAATTACTGAAACTGTAATTACTTTTactaaaaaagttttattttattttatttttatttacagtttcatttagttttatttcactattttatttgtcgttttttgtttttcatttcatcatattttctaattaatttactatattttctatttttattttattttgtatcatttttaatgtaaacattttatttaattatgtataattaattaatttatttttatttttatgatgtttgAATGGCACTCTCTAATTGTGACCATGTAGCAAACTTCTGTTTAAAATCGTAATGTCTCACATACTTTTTTCAACAGTAGACAGTATGCACTACCAGTGAGGCTTCATCATCtttatgaatgcattaaattTGATAATAGAAACTAATTGCAGTACTCTCTGCTCGTTAGGTTCAAACAATTCTTCAAGTTCTGCAAATCTTTGTATTCAAACTCATTGTTATCAGTGAATGCATTATGATGGAGATTCTCAATCAGTCAGGTAACTACTGTAGAATCCTTCAagcatgatgtcatttcctgtggtTCTGACATCCCATTTCCATTAGTTTGTTTGAGTGCTACTTTGGTGCGAGAGGGAGTAGACAGGCCCTGTGTTAGCCGTGGAGAGATGGGAAAAGCAGAGATGATTCAATTGTTGTTCACTTCCTCAGTGACTCACTTTCACTCTCTCAGCAGCTGTGctgtaattatattaaatgaactGTGAGGAGGCAAAGTAAACCTGCGTTTGCATTAGTGCATTGGCTGTACCGAAGTACCATCATGAGTAATGGAATcacatatatgaataaaacaacaaaccactgccagaatcAGATTCACATACTGGATGAAGGAGAAAACGGttcttcagttcagtttaatcacagtctgtgacaatgttttttttttactatctgtGTTCCTGCCTTGCAAGAAAGAGACTGATTATAGTTTTCCAGAAGCCCCTGCAGACTAAAATTCACACTCTGTGTGGGTCGTTTGAGAggttttaacgtttttttttttactttttttttgctacttGATAGCTGGCTGTGCTGAGTGAATTCTGTAATGAGGCAAGAAACAAAGACCTGTATTTTTCACTTCAGATGTCCTTGGTTTTCAGTGAAGTGGCTGAATATAGACCTCAAATGGTCTTGATGTCCTCAAACGATGCATATATAAATTCTACATGGATTTTAATAGTTGCCAGCTCATAAGGATTTGAAGtgtatgcatacatatatatgcatatatatatgtatatatatatatatatatatatatatatatatatatatatatatatatatatatatatatatagtgtcctGATATGTGGTTGTAGAAAGCACACGACGAAGGAGTAAATATTTATGGTCTTTAATTCCAACATCAACATAAAGAAAAGTAGAGCTAAATAGATGATCTACTGTATGTCATGTTTATGTTCTGTTGTGGTTAAGattttcatttgtttctgttCTACGTGCTTTAACCTAATTTCCCTTAGTTCCCCTGATTAGTTCATTCAGTTCACATGTGTTGATTAATCATCTCGTTTGCTCCCTAGTTTCCCTGTTGTTATAAACCTTCAGTTTTGGTCTGTTCTTTATCCTAGATTGATGTTCATTTAATGGTACATGTGTGTTGATGCTATTTACTGTAGCTCACCTTTTCTTTATGTTGAAGATGGAATTAAAAaccataaacatttatttcttcATCCTGCGTTATCTACAtaccgtgacaatatatataaatgtttttgtagttttagttagcaataaaaaaatatatatatatttaatatgtttatgttaATATGTTTATACTTTGGTACATATCAAAGTTCTATTGTATTATCATATGACTGTACTGCAACACTTTTTATTACCCAATATTCAGTAAAAAAATGTTGATCTGTCCCTGCTTCTGACCCCCAGCCCAGCTGCGTTCAGTGCAAGAGGAGCTGGACAGTCTTGAGGAGGAGAAGGCCAGCGAGCTGTGGGAGGCGCAGGAGGAGCTGCGTGTGGCACAGGAGGAGGTGCAGGAGCTGCAGCAGTCGGCGGAGGAGGCGGCAGCGGAGCGAGAGAATGACATCGCCCTGCTGCAGGAGGAACTGTGCCGTGTGCGCGCCGCGCTGGAGCGTCTGCGCGGCACCACGCAGGAGTACGAGCTAGAGCTGACCACCCTGAGGGCCGAAATCAGCATGAAGAACCAGCGCAGAGAAGAGCAGGAGAAAGCAGGAGGAGAAGGTCTGATTCCCACCACACTACAGGCTCcaaaactactgtatttttcggactataagtcgcacctgagtataagtcgcatcagtccaaaaatacatcatgatgtggaaaaaaacatatataagtcgcactgtactgtaagtcgcatttatttagaaccaagagaaaacatgaccgtctacagccacgagagggcgctctatgctgctcagtgctcctgtagtctacactgaagacatagagcgccctctcacggctgtagacggtaatgttttctattggttcatttctcttggttcatttctctcagttcatttcaaattaattttgataaataagtcgcacctgactataagtcgcaggaccagccaaactatgaaaaaaagtgcaacttatagtccggaaaatacggtatgccAGCTAAAACGACCAGTTTGTATCAGCTTGAAGCCTTGTTGTCCAGTATGATCTTTCTGATGCTACAGTTGGTCAAGGGTGTCCTGTTAATTACATAATGTGCTCCAAAACACAACGAATGTGACTAGTTATCCGTATCATCTTCCTCATCCATTTAATCTGTATATTAAATACGAGTGTATTGAATAAAGTGGGATTCACTCGTATGAAATAATTTGGGAGTAAATGATCTCTAATGACCTCGAATGAGCAGTGAGTACAACAGGGAAATAATACAGCACACACTCCTCACACCTCTCCAAAACAACTGTGCGGTTGGCAGGGCAGGCCCATTTTccatgagggtgtgtgtgtgtgtgtgtgagagatcgGTTGGCTGTGTGTTCTTTGGCACAATCTTGTCGCTTATGTTTGTTTGGATGTGCTCAAATGCAGAAGCTAAGGAGTGTGAAATAGTGTGAATTCAAATGTCTGTTTCAAGTTTCTTTATGCAGGAAGGAAATACATACACAAGTCACTAATTAACAGAAGCACAgatgtgttatgtgtgtgtgtcttttgccTGCATTGCGGGGTACATATGTATTACATTATAGAAAAACCTGAAATCACAACATTTTCAACATTCACAGTTCACCATTAAAGGAAACTATATCATCATTATAGCATATTatcagtataaaaataataaaggttTCTTATTTGTTCTATATAAAATCAACATATACTTCACCATgttagaaaaacaaatgaatgtgtttttgtgggtCTGCTTAATCAATAATTTTGGGTTGTAATCCATCTGTTCCACACACATGCAAAGTTATATGCTCTGCGGAGTCAATTTTTCCAGACCTCGACTGTGTTTCTGTAAGTAAGCCAGCTGAGATTTCTCTAGCACGACTTTTCTTTATATCACATAACCTCATTCCAGCATAACTGACAGATGCTGATAGCAAATAAACCCTGTAGAACGATACAGACGTTTTATCAACTGCCTGATACGACACAGTGCTCtgatattacccagaatgcattgtcaCTGACAAATGAGTGGTTATTACAGAATCGTTCAGTGTCTGAGTGTCTGTTTGACATTCTGACAGAGTGCAGGACCTCCACAGAGCCCCATTTGTCTGGTGTTGATGTCTTGAAGGGCGCCGGGGCTGTTTTCTGTTCCCCTTGATGCTGGTAGAACTTTACTATATTAAGATCTGCAATAGAAACAACATACCAGTCATTACTGCTGGTGGGGTCATGCGTTTAGATGTGCTGATTGCAAAACAGTGTTGAACATGAACAAATCAGAGCCTTGATTGATGCATTTATGTTAACTCTGATTTGGGGTCAGATGCATTTCAGGTTATGTTGTTTGTCGGTGCATGCACTTCTGATGGTTATTTACACCAAGTACAAATTCCGGCTTGGCATAGACAGAGTGTAGTGTTATTTGCAAGTCAGATTCCTTCTAGATTAGAGGCAATGTTATTGGGGGTTGAACGTTGCACCATGTGGGGACGTGCAAAGCAAACATGACTCCTGATTGACAGGTCAGACTGCTGCAGCTGTGTTTATGGCTCCCTGGTCAAATGCTCACTATTTTCCTGCCATAGATGTGTAGCCTCAGTATTGTTTGTTTCATGATCAGAAACAAATCTGTTTCTATGCAATTTGGCCTTTAGCACAATGGGTATGTTCCAAGTTGCATACTGCCATTTtcatactatatatttttttatatatgtatatgtagcaTATATACTGGGTCACAGTTTGATCATTGACTCTAAACtcttgaacggtagtgtattaTTAAATACATGTGACTACATTTGGAATAGCGTActgtgtttttgtgatttttttggtTAATATAGTAGATCATCCAGGTATTTCttgcataaaaaatgcataatgtgaACAGTATATATACTGCATACTACAAAAGTATTATGGTCGTATTCCACTTGGAACATACATGAATTTAGAATAGCAGACACAATAAAAGTAGTAATGCTGTTTTTCCCTACTTCTACTTTAACTGACATCTGTTCGGACAGGTGACATGGACCAGCTGATGGAGGAGTGTCGCTGCTTGAAGGACGAGTGTCAGACTCTGAAGAATGACAACAAGCAGCTCTCTGAGAAACTGGAGATGTTGGAGCAGCAGCGAGCCAGGTGATTGGCCACAGGGCCTGtcaatcacacacaaacaagaaAAATCAGCCGCTGAGCATCTCAAGCTCAGTCTCTGTTAATAAGGCTGGCGTGACCCATGAAGCATTCAGCCATGATCTGTCTCAGTGGACACTCTCACTGAAACGATTTAGCAGCTATGAAAATGTTTCACAGCAACATGAAACATTAATGATTGTGTATTTCATCTTATCCAAATATTTTGGCAATGAGGTGAGCCACAGTTGCCTTGCAGCTATTTTAAGACTTCAAGGTTTCTTTGACTTTATGAatctaattatgtttttttttttttttactattgctaAATGTTTCAGCTCAAAAGAATAGCTGTTCTCGGAAGTGAAATAGTTACACTTAAGCACTGTGAGAGAATAAGAGagtgaaagagggagagaaaCCAAAGAGTTTTTGAGATTTTTAATACATGATTATCAGGGTGAATCAGTAATGAGTACTGCAGTGcggctgtcacacacacacacacacacacacacacacacaatcaaagtTACAATATGAAGCATATCTGCAAAGAGTGCATCAAGAGCTCACAAGTTCAAGTAAATTAGTTATACACTAATAAATGCACCACAACATctttaataaatgtactgtacatttcCTGCTTCCATCCTGACAGCTCAGCTGAATCATGCCTGGTCCTCAAAGCAGAGCAGACTGATGGAGAAAATGACACAGAAAAAGTTGTAGAAAAAGAGGTGAAGGCTGAGGGTTTCGTCAACACGTTGGAAGTAGGAGGTGGGAATCCGATGGACGCTTACACCCAAAAGAACATCTCGTTTGAGGGGAAACCCATCACGCCGACGGGGATGAGTGGAGGGTTTTCAGAGGTGTTCTCCCTCAGAGACCAGCTGAAACAAGCCGAGGAGAAAGCATCACAGGTCCAGAGAGAGGTACGGCATTACTGGTATTTACACTAGTTATAGAATTGATTCTGATTATTTGGGTATTTTGAGATTTACCATGACCACCTGGCCAAACAATCAATGAACTATCTACCTAtatttgtacagtatatgtgtgatGATAATGTCTGataattaaataaagttattttacaacaaaaaaaataattaaaaacattcttCACTCTCAGTATGGGGTGAATTGAGCTCACGTCAGGTCGCAAACCAAACCATCTGTCACAGTATTGACAACAAGTGTGAGCCAAATGGTTATTTTGTCTTCAGTTGTTCAACAACATGACCTTGTGGGAAATATCGCTGAAAAACCCTGACAGTGAGACTACAAAGAAAACCGATTTCCTCTGTCCTCTATCGAATAATGGAATGATTAAAAGCTTTTTAGTCAACCTTTTTCTGCCACACAAGCTAAAACTCTACCTGTGACTCAGTGAATCTAATCACTTGTCCTTTATCATTTGTTATTTCTCCATGTCTCTCCATTCTTTTAGTGTGAGGGACTAAAAGGAGAGCTTGTGGAACTGCAGGGGCGGTATGAGAGCAGCCGGAGGGAGAGGGCGGAGCTAGAGGCGGAGCTGCAGCGTTGTAGGGCGGAGCTTGATCGGCTGGCCGGGAGGAAGGCTCAGGTGAGGGGAAATAAAGGGGGCTGGACATCAGTCATAACGCACTGCTTTCTTCCAAATCCATAGGAGCCAACACTCTAGAACTTCAGACAGTGAATGTGTGAACTTCTGTGGGGTAAAAATGCGACCCCAAATAAATCACTGTACTGTACACATGCTGAAAACCAACAGACATTACTCACACAGCAAGTAGTTCGAAATATTATCAACAAAATGGCGCCATGACTCCATCGACCTACATGTTTGTCAGTGTTTGAAAATGCTCTGTACATGACTAACGTTTTGCATGTGGGGTCAACCACCGCTGAAGCGACCATCTGTCCAACAGCAGTATCTGTCTTTCAAAGCGCATCCTGTCTAACTAAACCAACTCGCCATTTTCGGccgagtgtgtgtgtttcactttggGTTGCTTTTTGCCCTGTCGCACACATTGATTCTGGGCTGTGTGTTTTTACATCTTGTGTTTGTCAAACCTTTAGCAGCCAACGTGTCTAGCTAGTTTTCTTGATCCACTGTAGTAACTCAAGCTTTTGTGTGTGTACAATGTGCACTGACATAGAGGTCTTTCTAACCCCTGTACTGTCTAACAACAAGGTCTTAGTAGTTTTTCCAAACCACAGAAAtcctaattatgtttttttttacctattaaaAGAGTCTGTCCAGTCAGAGTACCCTGTCCCATGTCAGTCATCCGCCCATCATAGTTGTACTTTAATTGTGTGGTTAACCCCTCACTCACACTGTTCTGCTTCCTACAATTCCCATGATTCCTTAAAGGAGTGTTCTGGGTTAAAAACAAATGGAGCTCTGTCGACAG
This genomic window contains:
- the LOC113076070 gene encoding coiled-coil domain-containing protein 136-like isoform X2 encodes the protein MDCGLRLPPVIEEVLDPADDVCDFKAERPGLGREMTAKERGSLEDNEERDQEEVEAGNGEKGQEDEREKKEVKEEEKEGEREEQRGVDEEDELEVLRSQVVQLLLELEETREVSQRHEESYNELQGLLEEERLASAHQAESFTRQIQRLQAQLRSVQEELDSLEEEKASELWEAQEELRVAQEEVQELQQSAEEAAAERENDIALLQEELCRVRAALERLRGTTQEYELELTTLRAEISMKNQRREEQEKAGGEGDMDQLMEECRCLKDECQTLKNDNKQLSEKLEMLEQQRASSAESCLVLKAEQTDGENDTEKVVEKEVKAEGFVNTLEVGGGNPMDAYTQKNISFEGKPITPTGMSGGFSEVFSLRDQLKQAEEKASQVQRECEGLKGELVELQGRYESSRRERAELEAELQRCRAELDRLAGRKAQESEGDWNLVMVVAVAAAAVLLIPSFTRALA
- the LOC113076070 gene encoding coiled-coil domain-containing protein 136-like isoform X1; this encodes MDCGLRLPPVIEEVLDPADDVCDFKAERPGLGREMTAKERGSLEDNEERDQEEVEAGNGEKGQEDEREKKEVKEEEKEGEREEQRGVDEEDELEVLRSQVVQLLLELEETREVSQRHEESYNELQGLLEEERLASAHQAESFTRQIQRLQAQLRSVQEELDSLEEEKASELWEAQEELRVAQEEVQELQQSAEEAAAERENDIALLQEELCRVRAALERLRGTTQEYELELTTLRAEISMKNQRREEQEKAGGEGDMDQLMEECRCLKDECQTLKNDNKQLSEKLEMLEQQRASSAESCLVLKAEQTDGENDTEKVVEKEVKAEGFVNTLEVGGGNPMDAYTQKNISFEGKPITPTGMSGGFSEVFSLRDQLKQAEEKASQVQRECEGLKGELVELQGRYESSRRERAELEAELQRCRAELDRLAGRKAQSSTPSSECPILSIHFIGMVVIMGLIWCCWKELLS